The Acanthochromis polyacanthus isolate Apoly-LR-REF ecotype Palm Island chromosome 17, KAUST_Apoly_ChrSc, whole genome shotgun sequence genome has a window encoding:
- the slc23a1 gene encoding solute carrier family 23 member 1 isoform X2, protein MREDIKEKQPMGGQTAASDMIYTIEDVPPWYLCILLGLQHYLTCFSGTVAVPFLLAEAMCVGRDQSTISQLIGTIFTTVGITTLIQTTVGVRLPLFQASAFAFLIPAQAILSLDRWKCPPEEEIYGNWSLPLNTSHVWQPRIREVGPNMSTSMIQGAIMVSSLVEVVIGLCGLPGLLLEYIGPLTITPTVSLIGLSVFTTAGDRAGSHWGLSALCILLIVLFAQHLRTTSLPVPVYSREKGLTSTRVQIFKMFPIILAIMVVWLVCYILTLTDLLPTDPDRYGHKGRTDARGDIMTSSPWFRVPYPCQWGLPVVTVAGVLGMLSATMAGIVESIGDYYACARLSGATPPPVHAINRGIFTEGVCCIIAGLLGTGNGSTSSSPNIGVLGITKVGSRRVVQYGAGIMFLLGSVGKFTALFASLPDPILGGLFCTLFGMITAVGLSNLQLVDLNSSRNLFVLGFSMFFGLTLPTYLDTHPNSISTGLPELDQILMVLLSTEMFVGGFLAFCLDNSIPGSRQERGLIGWRSSDSSSSCTYDLPVGMGVVRRTRWLRRFPISPSFAGFRASNDVLPPQPEEEEEEEGAAGVHLPSTKV, encoded by the exons ATGCGAGaagacataaaagaaaaacagccaaTGGGAGGACAGACAGCAGCATCAGACATGATTTACACCATCGAGGATGTCCCACCCTGGTACCTGTGTATTCTCCTGGGACTGCAG CATTACTTGACTTGTTTCAGTGGCACTGTAGCTGTACCTTTTCTCCTGGCTGAGGCCATGTGTGTCGGCCGAGACCAAAGCACCATCAGTCAGTTGATTGGAACCATTTTCACCACTGTTGGAATCACAACTCTGATCCAAACCACTGTGGGAGTCAG gCTCCCTCTGTTTCAGGCCAGTGCATTTGCATTCTTGATTCCTGCTCAGGCGATCCTCAGTCTGGACAGGTGGAAGTGTCCTCCTGAAG AGGAGATATATGGGAACTGGAGTCTTCCATTGAATACCTCACATGTCTGGCAGCCTCGCATCAGAGAGGTAGGACCAAATATGTCCACAAGTATG atTCAGGGGGCCATCATGGTGTCCAGCCTCGTGGAGGTGGTGATTGGTCTGTGTGGTTTACCTGGTCTGCTGCTCGAGTACATCGGTCCACTCACCATCACGCCAACCGTCTCACTGATCGGCCTGTCGGTCTTCACCACTGCCGGAGACAGAGCAGGGTCCCACTGGGGCCTGTCTGCACT gtgTATTTTGCTGATCGTCCTGTTTGCTCAGCACTTGAGAacgacatcacttcctgttcctgtttacagCCGAGAGAAAGGACTGACGTCGACCAGAGTCCAGATCTTCAAGATGTTTCct ATCATCCTGGCCATCATGGTGGTTTGGCTCGTCTGCTACATTCTGACTCTGACCGACCTGCTGCCCACCGACCCCGATCGCTACGGACACAAGGGTCGGACCGATGCCCGCGGTGACATCATGACCTCATCGCCCTGGTTCAGGGTGCCCTACCCCT GTCAGTGGGGGTTGCCGGTGGTAACGGTTGCTGGGGTGCTGGGGATGCTGAGTGCAACCATGGCAGGTATCGTGGAATCGATCGGAGACTATTATGCCTGCGCTCGTCTGTCTGGAGCCACGCCCCCTCCGGTCCACGCTATCAACAG aGGGATCTTCACTGAGGGTGTCTGCTGCATCATCGCCGGTCTGTTAGGGACAGGAAACGGCTCCACCTCCTCCAGTCCCAACATCGGCGTCCTGGGAATCACCAAG GTGGGCAGTAGGCGGGTGGTGCAGTACGGAGCAGGCATCATGTTCCTGCTGGGATCGGTCGGGAAGTTCACGGCTCTTTTCGCCTCGCTGCCGGACCCGATCCTCGGGGGTCTGTTCTGCACTCTGTTTG GTATGATCACAGCTGTTGGCCTGTCCAACCTGCAGCTGGTGGATCTGAACTCCTCCAGAAACCTGTTTGTTCTAGGGTTCTCCATGTTCTTTGGTCTGACGCTGCCTACGTACCTGGACACACACCCCAACTCCATCAGCACAG GTCTTCCAGAACTCGATCAGATCCTGATGGTTCTTCTGTCCACTGAGATGTTTGTTGGAGGTTTTCTGGCTTTTTGTCTCGACAACTCAataccag GTTCCCGTCAGGAGCGCGGTCTGATTGGCTGGAGGTCCTCtgactcctcctcttcctgcacCTACGACCTACCTGTTGGGATGGGCGTGGTCAGACGGACCCGCTGGCTCCGACGGTTTCCCATCAGCCCCTCCTTCGCAGGTTTCAGGGCATCCAATGATGTGCTGCCACCTCAGccggaagaggaggaggaagaggagggggctGCTGGCGTCCACCTGCCCAGCACCAAAGTGTGA
- the prob1 gene encoding uncharacterized protein prob1 — MSSRLNRGGGGGRKDFLSAHRCPEVDLLPPHNAQTPPPGSLAPTEKSSELTCTGKCGADYLDICSPCFSEVAEDDNEGSISDWSEEDLTLHFSPSVILQSDDEEPDPGSAFECVNVTMETQVKAQEREGQKMVPKRLIQLKKKKNTENVIDQVNTEKLEVIRTDEPAEGRGDNSDVSANEQACPSVCQHPNMLLRQHSMPFSFHTRSVASTDVDGYRVYKGLIAGTSPGCLVGGNSRRLQKSLSLDETKTKMASCLIKNVLSKKMQVEQSSSKPSHLKKTLEELPAALQGGRTGVFKAPVHVVRDVRSLAKNTYSLPFPTSDHHRPASFKVIGQEDSPPPTYQQAVGFKGHVAKIAASFSQSQNRKQSSTFSSPITHQRRSSEPIISRQRDDDIPWPVMLDPLTTPPASEDLSELSQSERAGKSCPHHAPSPGSQQRSIQDGSSQQVLHQPCFYTPTALCAFPHSLYPHLGSVSYIHGPLNYFHTHLQPPPPAPVPAAHEQQQQPFECKVQGFLPAQVGGEFIVDITRSAPAPEALFSVLRPWCFYVDPPPQPQRKMLLDPETGRFIQVILPAASSSTPPVGGTNPAPTVMRPAPTMLQVGGANQFMLPMGGANPSMFSVIPLPMALSTMYGLPCLPLTVMTSHLQSPDDITHTAP, encoded by the exons ATGAGCAGCAGACTGaaccgaggaggaggaggagggaggaaggattTCCTCAGTGCTCATCGCTGTCCTGAAGTCGACCTGCTGCCTCCACATAACGCACAAACCCCTCCTCCAGGTTCACTAGCTCCCACAGAGAAGAGCTCTGAGCTCACCTGTACAGGTAAGTGTGGTGCAGATTACCTGGACATCTGCTCGCCCTGCTTCTCTGAGGTAGCGGAGGACGACAATGAGGGAAGCATCAGCGACTGGTCAGAGGAAGATCTCACCCTCCACTTCTCTCCATCCGTCATCCTCCAATCAGATGACGAGGAACCTGACCCAGGAAGTGCCTTCGAGTGTGTCaatgttaccatggaaacacag GTGAAAGctcaggagagggaggggcagAAGATGGTCCCTAAACGATTGATtcagctgaagaagaagaagaacacagAGAACGTCATCGACCAAGTGAACACTGAGAAACTAGAG GTGATACGAACAGATGAACCTGCTGAAGGGAGAGGAGATAACAGTGATGTGTCAGCCAATGAACAAgcctgtccatctgtctgtcaacATCCAAATATGTTGCTACGGCAACACAGTATGCCCTTCTCATTCCACACGCGCTCAGTGGCCAGCACTGATGTTGATGGTTACAGGGTCTACAAGGGCCTGATCGCAGGGACCAGCCCAG GGTGCCTGGTTGGAGGAAACTCGAGACGCCTTCAGAAATCCTTGTCTCTGGatgaaactaaaacaaagaTGGCGTCTTGCCTCATTAAGAACGTCCTCTCTAAGAAGATGCAGGTGGAGCAGAGCAGCAGTAAACCATCTCACCTGAAAAAGACCCTTGAGGAGTTACCTGCAGCGCTGCAAGGGGGGAGGACAGGTGTGTTCAAGGCTCCAGTCCATGTGGTGAGAGATGTGAGGAGTTTAGCAAAAAACACCTACAGCCTTCCGTTCCCAACATCTGACCATCACCGGCCAGCAAGCTTCAAGGTCATTGGCCAGGAGGACAGCCCTCCCCCCACCTATCAGCAGGCTGTGGGGTTCAAAGGTCACGTTGCCAAGATAGCTGCatctttcagccaatcacagaacAGGAAACAGAGCAGCACATTCAGTAGTCCAATCACACACCAGAGACGAAGCAGTGAGCCAATCATTAGCAGACAAAGAGATGATGACATCCCCTGGCCTGTCATGTTAGACCCGCTCACCACCCCACCTGCCAGCGAGGACCTGTCAgagctcagccaatcagagagagCTGGGAAGTCCTGCCCTCACCATGCTCCATCCCCGGGGTCTCAGCAGAGGTCCATCCAGGATGGTTCCTCCCAGCAGGTCCTCCACCAGCCCTGCTTCTACACCCCCACTGCTCTGTGCGCCTTCCCCCACAGCCTGTACCCTCACCTGGGGAGCGTCAGCTACATCCACGGCCCCCTGAACTACTTCCACACCCACCTGCAGcctcctccacctgctcccGTTCCTGCAGCGCatgagcaacagcagcagccattTGAGTGCAAGGTTCAGGGTTTCCTACCTGCGCAGGTGGGTGGTGAGTTCATTGTTGACATAACTCGGTCTGCTCCAGCACCTGAAGCCCTCTTCAGTGTCCTCAGGCCCTGGTGCTTCTACGTGGACCCCCCTCCACAGCCTCAGAGGAAGATGCTGCTGGACCCAGAAACTGGCCGGTTCATTCAGGTGATCCTACCTGCAGCCAGCTCCAGCACGCCCCCAGTGGGCGGTACTAACCCCGCCCCCACCGTGATGAGGCCGGCCCCCACCATGCTGCAGGTGGGCGGGGCTAACCAATTCATGCTGCCGATGGGCGGGGCTAATCCCTCCATGTTTTCAGTCATACCGCTGCCCATGGCCTTGTCCACCATGTACGGCCTGCCGTGCCTCCCCCTTACAGTGATGACATCACACCTGCAGTCCCCTGATGACATCACACATACAGCACCATGA
- the slc23a1 gene encoding solute carrier family 23 member 1 isoform X1 — MREDIKEKQPMGGQTAASDMIYTIEDVPPWYLCILLGLQHYLTCFSGTVAVPFLLAEAMCVGRDQSTISQLIGTIFTTVGITTLIQTTVGVRLPLFQASAFAFLIPAQAILSLDRWKCPPEEEIYGNWSLPLNTSHVWQPRIREIQGAIMVSSLVEVVIGLCGLPGLLLEYIGPLTITPTVSLIGLSVFTTAGDRAGSHWGLSALCILLIVLFAQHLRTTSLPVPVYSREKGLTSTRVQIFKMFPIILAIMVVWLVCYILTLTDLLPTDPDRYGHKGRTDARGDIMTSSPWFRVPYPCQWGLPVVTVAGVLGMLSATMAGIVESIGDYYACARLSGATPPPVHAINRGIFTEGVCCIIAGLLGTGNGSTSSSPNIGVLGITKVGSRRVVQYGAGIMFLLGSVGKFTALFASLPDPILGGLFCTLFGMITAVGLSNLQLVDLNSSRNLFVLGFSMFFGLTLPTYLDTHPNSISTGLPELDQILMVLLSTEMFVGGFLAFCLDNSIPGSRQERGLIGWRSSDSSSSCTYDLPVGMGVVRRTRWLRRFPISPSFAGFRASNDVLPPQPEEEEEEEGAAGVHLPSTKV; from the exons ATGCGAGaagacataaaagaaaaacagccaaTGGGAGGACAGACAGCAGCATCAGACATGATTTACACCATCGAGGATGTCCCACCCTGGTACCTGTGTATTCTCCTGGGACTGCAG CATTACTTGACTTGTTTCAGTGGCACTGTAGCTGTACCTTTTCTCCTGGCTGAGGCCATGTGTGTCGGCCGAGACCAAAGCACCATCAGTCAGTTGATTGGAACCATTTTCACCACTGTTGGAATCACAACTCTGATCCAAACCACTGTGGGAGTCAG gCTCCCTCTGTTTCAGGCCAGTGCATTTGCATTCTTGATTCCTGCTCAGGCGATCCTCAGTCTGGACAGGTGGAAGTGTCCTCCTGAAG AGGAGATATATGGGAACTGGAGTCTTCCATTGAATACCTCACATGTCTGGCAGCCTCGCATCAGAGAG atTCAGGGGGCCATCATGGTGTCCAGCCTCGTGGAGGTGGTGATTGGTCTGTGTGGTTTACCTGGTCTGCTGCTCGAGTACATCGGTCCACTCACCATCACGCCAACCGTCTCACTGATCGGCCTGTCGGTCTTCACCACTGCCGGAGACAGAGCAGGGTCCCACTGGGGCCTGTCTGCACT gtgTATTTTGCTGATCGTCCTGTTTGCTCAGCACTTGAGAacgacatcacttcctgttcctgtttacagCCGAGAGAAAGGACTGACGTCGACCAGAGTCCAGATCTTCAAGATGTTTCct ATCATCCTGGCCATCATGGTGGTTTGGCTCGTCTGCTACATTCTGACTCTGACCGACCTGCTGCCCACCGACCCCGATCGCTACGGACACAAGGGTCGGACCGATGCCCGCGGTGACATCATGACCTCATCGCCCTGGTTCAGGGTGCCCTACCCCT GTCAGTGGGGGTTGCCGGTGGTAACGGTTGCTGGGGTGCTGGGGATGCTGAGTGCAACCATGGCAGGTATCGTGGAATCGATCGGAGACTATTATGCCTGCGCTCGTCTGTCTGGAGCCACGCCCCCTCCGGTCCACGCTATCAACAG aGGGATCTTCACTGAGGGTGTCTGCTGCATCATCGCCGGTCTGTTAGGGACAGGAAACGGCTCCACCTCCTCCAGTCCCAACATCGGCGTCCTGGGAATCACCAAG GTGGGCAGTAGGCGGGTGGTGCAGTACGGAGCAGGCATCATGTTCCTGCTGGGATCGGTCGGGAAGTTCACGGCTCTTTTCGCCTCGCTGCCGGACCCGATCCTCGGGGGTCTGTTCTGCACTCTGTTTG GTATGATCACAGCTGTTGGCCTGTCCAACCTGCAGCTGGTGGATCTGAACTCCTCCAGAAACCTGTTTGTTCTAGGGTTCTCCATGTTCTTTGGTCTGACGCTGCCTACGTACCTGGACACACACCCCAACTCCATCAGCACAG GTCTTCCAGAACTCGATCAGATCCTGATGGTTCTTCTGTCCACTGAGATGTTTGTTGGAGGTTTTCTGGCTTTTTGTCTCGACAACTCAataccag GTTCCCGTCAGGAGCGCGGTCTGATTGGCTGGAGGTCCTCtgactcctcctcttcctgcacCTACGACCTACCTGTTGGGATGGGCGTGGTCAGACGGACCCGCTGGCTCCGACGGTTTCCCATCAGCCCCTCCTTCGCAGGTTTCAGGGCATCCAATGATGTGCTGCCACCTCAGccggaagaggaggaggaagaggagggggctGCTGGCGTCCACCTGCCCAGCACCAAAGTGTGA
- the pwwp2a gene encoding LOW QUALITY PROTEIN: PWWP domain-containing protein 2A (The sequence of the model RefSeq protein was modified relative to this genomic sequence to represent the inferred CDS: inserted 1 base in 1 codon), protein MAAVAAEPGAAAVPTTTTEGLPEPGPAGPPLPGALPEPAGPQESGSAPELTVPRTEDGADGEGRHVRPELEPAAGKAPPESGAADGPLDRVSVDRVSVDRFSPGLPASILPNPQPSAVFLHSFPAPPPVTEAGLSLAEPAEPTTNVTTDRAETADRERCYTALVQKELRPGAAEGAASEGTADRLSAPTDPDRDTGYGKNPVGTEEPTGRGPRDSSPPCRSPKRWLVTEAVKQEKPGEEDSEHPGSIQDLSPGSEVRVSLDHVIDDALVVSFRLGEKVFSGVLMDVSKRFGPYGIPITVFPRRDDQSRPLMSLQSQPIASDDPSTIQEEVTTNSPPPPPPHPWTSKPPPLFQEGAPYPPPLFIRDTYNQALPQPPPRKIKRPKRRYRCEEPTSIMNAIKLRPRQVLCDKCKGVVATGGHRETRRGPVDLRGEEAPRRRRPAEGPISSEVKRLRSDDKGGRTDRRPSSGIRVSSSSSSSSSRRVLRGVASSSSSSSASSHRMHLKLNSKKVLAKSSSVDHSKAQQVLKKLARSSQAPPHHRPSNQNQNQDRTKAVTRAAALQNHNQKVHFTRRLQHLSGAAVGSSAHTALPPRMRLKPQRYRTDEGPCSSSSPPKQGARPSPSKPAQCPAPTLNPTSPSAPPPPTAMTPPPSSCTVSLSLEIQEAXPSGEGGADRGDEGGEEQEVEPPPPPPSSSSSLDSSHSECSSTETFDLAPPGEPPSTFLPRHPSSPPCPPRADGEEAHGGGEEEEGCDPKRRRKSSTSSSSSSSSSSSSVFSKSVSKCPLPDGRTVCVGDIVWAKIYGFPWWPARVLGITVSRRGDTGLAVRQEARVSWFGSPTTSFLPLAQLSPFLETFQSRFDRKRKGPYRRAIAEAASAAKQLTPEVRALLTQFET, encoded by the exons ATGGCGGCCGTGGCTGCAGAGCCAGGAGCTGCTGCGGTtcccacaacaacaacagagggCCTTCCAGAACCGGGCCCGGCCGGGCCGCCCCTCCCGGGAGCCCTGCCGGAGCCCGCCGGACCGCAGGAGTCCGGCTCCGCCCCGGAGCTGACCGTTCCCCGGACGGAGGACGGTGCGGACGGGGAGGGCCGCCATGTCAGGCCCGAGCTGGAGCCCGCGGCGGGAAAAGCTCCTCCTGAGAGCGGCGCTGCGGACGGACCGCTGGACCGGGTCTCCGTGGACCGGGTCTCCGTTGACCGGTTCTCTCCCGGACTACCGGCCAGCATCCTGCCGAACCCGCAGCCCTCCGCCGTCTTCCTGCATTCCTTCCCCGCTCCGCCGCCCGTCACCGAGGCGGGCCTGTCCTTGGCGGAACCGGCAGAACCGACCACCAACGTGACCACGGACCGGGCCGAGACCGCGGACCGAGAGCGGTGCTACACGGCTTTAGTCCAGAAGGAGCTGCGTCCCGGGGCCGCGGAGGGCGCCGCGTCGGAAGGCACTGCGGACCGCCTGTCTGCCCCGACCGATCCGGACCGAGACACCGGGTACGGAAAGAACCCGGTGGGGACGGAGGAGCCGACCGGCCGCGGCCCGCGGGACTCGTCCCCTCCCTGCCGGTCCCCGAAGAGGTGGCTGGTGACGGAGGCCGTGAAGCAGGAGAAGCCCGGAGAGGAGGACTCCGAACATCCCGGATCCATCCAGGACCTCAGTCCCGGTTCCGAGGTCCGGGTTTCCCTGGACCACGTCATCGATGACGCGCTGGTGGTGTCGTTCCGGCTGGGGGAGAAGGTGTTCTCCGGGGTCCTGATGGACGTGTCCAAaag gttTGGACCTTACGGTATTCCCATCACGGTGTTTCCCCGACGGGATGACCAGAGTCGACCTCTGATGTCCCTGCAATCACAGCCGATTGCCAGTGATGACCCGTCCACCATACAGGAAGAGGTCACCACCAATTctccacccccaccccctcctcacccctggACCTCCAAACCGCCACCATTATTCCAGGAGGGGGCGCCATACCCCCCTCCGCTGTTCATCAGGGACACTTACAACCAGGCCTTACCTCAGCCACCGCCGCGCAAGATCAAAAGGCCAAAGCGGCGTTATCGCTGTGAGGAGCCCACCTCCATCATGAACGCCATAAAGCTCCGTCCCCGTCAGGTGCTCTGTGACAAGTGTAAGGGTGTGGTGGCGACAGGTGGACATAGAGAGACACGGCGGGGTCCGGTGGACCTGAGGGGTGAGGAGGCGCCCCGGCGGCGGAGGCCGGCGGAGGGACCGATCTCCTCCGAGGTCAAACGACTGCGGAGTGACGACAAGGGAGGACGAACTGATAGACGCCCGTCATCAGGGATACGTGTGtcgtcttcatcatcatcatcttcctccCGCCGCGTTCTGAGGGGCGTggcttcctcctcatcctcgtcGTCAGCTTCGTCCCACCGCATGCACCTGAAGCTGAACTCTAAGAAGGTTCTGGCTAAAAGTTCTTCTGTTGATCACTCCAAAGCGCAACAGGTTCTCAAGAAACTGGCGAGGAGCTCGCAGGCGCCGCCACACCACCGACCCTCTAAtcaaaaccagaaccaggaccgcACCAAGGCTGTGACCCGAGCAGCCGCCCTGCAGAACCACAACCAGAAGGTCCACTTCACTCGCCGCCTGCAGCACCTCAGCGGTGCCGCCGTCGGCTCCAGCGCTCACACGGCGCTCCCGCCCAGAATGCGCCTCAAACCCCAAAGGTACCGTACAGACGAGGGACCGTGTTCGTCCTCGTCCCCGCCCAAACAGGGCGCTCGTCCTTCACCATCTAAACCTGCACAGTGCCCCGCCCCCACGCTAAACCCGACTTCGCCCAGTGCCCCGCCTCCACCCACAGCCATgactcctcccccctcctcctgtACAGTCAGTCTCTCCTTGGAGATTCAGGAGG CCCCCTCTGGGGAGGGAGGGGCCGATCGGGGAgatgagggaggggaggagcaggaggtggagcctcctcctcctcccccctcctcctcctcctcgctggACTCCTCCCACTCAGAGTGCAGTTCTACAGAGACCTTTGACCTCGCCCCACCAGGAGAGCCACCCTCCACCTTTTTGCCTCGccacccctcctctcctccttgtCCACCCAGAGCCGATGGCGAGGAGGCGCATGGCGgcggcgaggaggaggagggctgtGACCCGAAGAGGCGGCGTAAATCTTCCACGTCGTCCTCGTCCTCCTCGTCTTCGTCGTCGTCGTCCGTCTTCTCCAAATCGGTGTCCAAGTGTCCGCTGCCCGATGGCCGCACCGTGTGCGTGGGCGACATCGTCTGGGCCAAGATCTACGGCTTTCCCTGGTGGCCGGCGCGTGTGCTCGGCATCACGGTGTCACGGCGCGGTGATACGGGGCTGGCGGTGCGGCAGGAGGCTAGAGTGTCGTGGTTCGGCTCGCCTACCACGTCCTTCCTACCACTCGCCCAGCTGTCGCCCTTCCTGGAAACCTTCCAGTCGCGCTTCGAtcggaagaggaaggggccgtACCGCCGCGCCATCGCTGAAGCCGCCAGCGCCGCCAAACAGCTGACACCCGAAGTCCGGGCTCTGCTCACGCAGTTCGAGACGTAG